One window of Corynebacterium accolens genomic DNA carries:
- the rsfS gene encoding ribosome silencing factor: MAATAAHAAQDKLASNIAAIDVSDVLAITEVFVLASADNERQVGSIVDEVEDQMTAQGFEPQRREGNRENRWVLLDYGNIVIHVQRTDQREHYGLDRLYHDCPLVEIEGIEPPERPGDWTNGVNPRTVDSIDELPLAQKAPGEDEEL, translated from the coding sequence ATGGCGGCAACCGCGGCGCACGCCGCACAGGACAAGCTAGCAAGCAATATCGCGGCAATTGATGTCTCCGATGTCCTTGCCATCACCGAGGTTTTCGTGCTGGCTTCTGCCGATAATGAGCGCCAGGTCGGCTCCATCGTGGATGAGGTGGAGGACCAGATGACGGCCCAGGGCTTCGAGCCGCAGCGCCGCGAGGGCAACCGCGAAAACCGCTGGGTGCTTCTGGATTATGGCAATATCGTCATCCACGTGCAGCGCACGGACCAGCGCGAGCACTATGGGCTCGACCGCCTCTACCACGATTGCCCCTTGGTGGAGATCGAGGGCATTGAGCCGCCCGAGCGCCCCGGCGATTGGACCAATGGCGTCAATCCGCGCACCGTGGATTCCATTGATGAGCTGCCATTGGCGCAAAAGGCCCCTGGCGAGGACGAGGAGCTTTAA
- the nadD gene encoding nicotinate-nucleotide adenylyltransferase: MTNSQRIGIMGGTFDPIHNGHLVAASEAAHRFALDTVVFVPTGQPWQKASREVTAAEHRYLMTMVATASNPRFTVSRVDIDRKGPTYTIDTLRDLRELFPGAEFYFITGADSLQSIMSWHNWEEMLDMAHFVGVTRPGYELSTDMLPAGSREDINLIDIPAMAISSTDCRERAAQNRPVWYLVPDGVVQYITKNNLYSAQPDKPL, encoded by the coding sequence ATGACCAATTCCCAGCGCATTGGGATCATGGGCGGCACCTTTGATCCAATCCACAATGGCCACTTGGTCGCCGCCAGCGAGGCGGCGCACCGCTTTGCCCTCGATACCGTAGTCTTTGTTCCCACCGGCCAGCCGTGGCAGAAGGCCTCCCGCGAGGTCACGGCCGCGGAGCATCGGTATTTGATGACCATGGTGGCAACGGCCTCCAACCCGCGTTTTACCGTCTCCCGCGTGGACATCGACCGCAAGGGCCCTACCTATACCATCGATACCCTGCGCGATCTGCGCGAGCTTTTCCCGGGCGCCGAGTTCTACTTCATCACCGGTGCGGATTCCCTACAATCCATCATGAGCTGGCATAATTGGGAAGAGATGCTGGACATGGCGCACTTCGTGGGCGTTACACGCCCGGGCTACGAGCTGAGCACGGATATGCTGCCGGCCGGCTCGCGGGAAGATATCAACCTCATCGATATCCCTGCTATGGCCATTTCTTCTACGGATTGCCGCGAGCGCGCCGCCCAAAACCGCCCGGTGTGGTACCTGGTTCCGGATGGGGTGGTGCAATACATCACCAAAAATAACCTGTACTCTGCGCAGCCGGATAAACCTTTATAG